A DNA window from Paenibacillus sp. HWE-109 contains the following coding sequences:
- a CDS encoding OsmC family protein, producing MSGLVEYLVQKKNALLTRKKRLEQEERIASQQLKAKVQVAGRSGIREIRIRDFQILSDSGEDFAGFNLGPGSPELQLGVLGSCLSHITLIQAADRGVELHAIEVEVTGEMHPFAGRPGYEEIPVYLHNIGYTLHLISPATSQEIEALHKAVELACPILNLLQHPQVVNGQVVHDHPAEQLEPSVNVG from the coding sequence ATGAGTGGACTTGTAGAATACCTAGTACAGAAAAAGAATGCGCTTCTCACACGTAAAAAACGTTTGGAACAAGAAGAACGGATTGCTTCTCAGCAATTGAAAGCCAAAGTCCAAGTCGCAGGCAGAAGCGGGATACGTGAAATTCGGATTCGCGATTTTCAAATTCTCAGTGATAGCGGCGAGGACTTTGCCGGGTTCAATCTCGGGCCAGGCTCACCTGAATTGCAGCTTGGCGTGTTGGGCAGTTGTCTCTCGCATATAACGTTGATTCAAGCCGCTGATCGAGGTGTGGAACTTCATGCGATCGAGGTGGAAGTAACTGGCGAAATGCATCCCTTCGCAGGGCGTCCCGGTTATGAGGAGATTCCCGTTTACTTACATAATATTGGTTACACGCTCCATCTGATCTCACCGGCAACGAGCCAAGAGATTGAGGCGCTGCACAAAGCTGTGGAATTGGCTTGCCCCATCTTGAATTTGCTGCAGCATCCGCAGGTTGTGAATGGCCAGGTTGTTCATGATCATCCTGCCGAGCAACTTGAACCTAGTGTGAATGTCGGTTAG
- a CDS encoding LacI family DNA-binding transcriptional regulator, with protein MLLESITVYDIAREANVSVATVSRVLNDTAPVRTSTRQKIMAIIEKHNFQPNVLARSLVNKKTGMIGVLFPDSSNMFFPEVFGGAERAAQKLGYTLFLCNTFSDCSRESEYLNSLCERQVEGLLFMGGRINSRHCPDALVQEVVHIQKKIPIVLINGSLPGHPCHRVKTDEYLGTQLVMQHLIDRGHRCIGFIGGTAETTTTVEKLQAYKRTLLANSLSYRQDWVRLGDFSMACGRKQMDQFMMMPERPTAFLCINDYVAIGAMKAAISRGLRIPEDIAIAGFDDTQLASAMNPELTTVSQHSEQLGRQAMLILSKLIQKEKVKKLTILEPTLLIRQSTQ; from the coding sequence GTGCTCCTGGAATCTATTACAGTCTACGACATTGCTAGGGAAGCGAACGTTTCCGTCGCGACAGTTTCCCGTGTTCTTAATGATACAGCTCCTGTGCGAACATCAACCCGGCAGAAGATTATGGCGATTATCGAAAAGCATAACTTTCAGCCGAATGTCTTGGCGCGCAGTCTGGTGAATAAGAAGACGGGCATGATTGGTGTATTATTTCCCGATAGCAGCAACATGTTTTTCCCAGAGGTGTTCGGAGGGGCAGAGAGAGCTGCGCAAAAGTTGGGGTATACCCTGTTTCTATGCAACACCTTCAGCGATTGCAGCAGAGAATCCGAATATTTAAATTCGCTTTGCGAAAGGCAGGTGGAAGGACTCTTATTCATGGGCGGACGTATTAATTCACGTCATTGTCCGGATGCGCTTGTGCAGGAAGTCGTTCATATTCAGAAGAAAATTCCGATTGTGCTAATTAACGGCTCTTTGCCGGGTCACCCTTGCCATCGCGTGAAAACGGACGAATACTTGGGTACGCAATTGGTCATGCAGCATTTGATTGATCGCGGACACCGCTGCATCGGCTTCATAGGCGGAACCGCAGAAACGACGACAACGGTTGAAAAATTGCAAGCTTACAAGCGCACATTACTTGCGAATTCTCTCTCTTATCGCCAAGATTGGGTGCGTTTGGGGGATTTCTCGATGGCCTGCGGGCGTAAACAGATGGATCAGTTTATGATGATGCCAGAACGGCCAACGGCTTTCTTATGCATTAATGATTACGTGGCCATTGGTGCGATGAAAGCAGCGATTTCACGTGGGCTGCGAATTCCCGAAGATATCGCGATTGCGGGATTTGACGATACGCAGTTGGCTTCGGCGATGAATCCGGAGCTCACAACCGTTTCTCAGCATAGTGAACAGCTAGGCAGGCAAGCGATGTTGATTTTATCCAAATTGATTCAGAAAGAAAAGGTGAAGAAACTGACGATTCTGGAACCTACACTCCTGATTAGGCAGAGTACACAATGA
- a CDS encoding LysR substrate-binding domain-containing protein translates to MMDLLQLKYFQTVARREHITQAARELNIAQPSLSQTIARLEEDLGVSLFYRHGRNIRLNESGKAFLEHVDRVFMELEKGKEEARKLAGKHQEVLSIAAIHLPFLPQVIANFVTKQPGVHFRFHQGCYPSMKKLLEAREIDLCISAPPIDLPSVSSTVLLTEEIRLLVPKGHRLAGRGQVKLAELANEPFISLKAGFGLRESTDEFCQRAGFAPNIVFEVEEPRLMQTLVRSGVGIAFIPELFGLNEIEPETECLTIMDPECTRTLALSWLNRTEQSPAFERFRLFIINYFHHLQHQKPKPRNLSKVIHSY, encoded by the coding sequence ATGATGGATTTATTGCAGCTGAAATATTTTCAAACGGTAGCCAGACGTGAACATATTACACAGGCAGCGAGAGAATTGAACATCGCCCAACCTTCCCTAAGCCAGACGATTGCTCGATTAGAAGAGGATCTCGGTGTTTCATTGTTTTATAGACATGGGCGGAATATTCGCTTGAATGAATCCGGGAAGGCTTTTTTGGAGCATGTAGATCGTGTGTTTATGGAACTGGAGAAAGGGAAGGAAGAAGCGCGAAAGTTAGCTGGAAAACATCAGGAAGTGCTGTCTATTGCAGCAATTCATCTACCCTTCCTGCCGCAAGTCATCGCTAACTTCGTGACCAAACAACCTGGTGTTCACTTTCGCTTTCATCAAGGATGTTACCCCTCCATGAAGAAGCTGCTTGAAGCGCGGGAAATTGATTTGTGCATTTCAGCGCCGCCTATTGATCTTCCTTCGGTTTCCAGTACGGTCCTCTTGACGGAAGAAATCAGGCTGCTGGTGCCCAAAGGGCATCGCTTGGCCGGACGAGGGCAAGTGAAGCTTGCTGAATTAGCGAATGAACCCTTTATTAGTTTGAAAGCAGGATTCGGGTTGCGTGAATCTACGGATGAATTTTGCCAACGTGCCGGCTTTGCACCTAACATTGTATTTGAGGTAGAAGAGCCAAGGTTAATGCAGACGCTAGTTCGTTCAGGAGTTGGCATAGCTTTCATACCCGAATTATTTGGCCTTAATGAAATAGAACCAGAGACGGAGTGCTTGACGATTATGGACCCCGAATGCACGCGGACATTAGCCCTTTCCTGGTTGAATCGAACAGAGCAATCGCCAGCTTTCGAGCGGTTCCGTTTGTTTATTATTAATTACTTTCATCATTTGCAGCACCAGAAGCCTAAGCCGCGAAACTTGTCCAAGGTCATTCATAGTTATTAA
- a CDS encoding DsbA family oxidoreductase, translating into MALTLKVYSDYVCPYCILAEGELEAAAAERGIEVDYLPYELRPYPTPTLRPEGEYITKDWRERVYPIAAELGIPIVKPPFSPQPYTHLAFEGYQFAKEHGQAKAYNSRIYQAFFLESKDIGSIDVLTELAGEVGLDPAAYRHALEQRTYKEKHGQALHHANYEANITSAPTFVIGETVIRGMAFKHQFLDAIDRELAKSAR; encoded by the coding sequence ATGGCACTAACCCTGAAAGTATATTCCGATTACGTCTGTCCCTACTGCATTCTGGCAGAGGGCGAACTCGAAGCCGCAGCAGCGGAACGAGGCATTGAAGTTGACTATTTGCCTTACGAGCTCCGGCCTTACCCCACACCCACCTTGCGGCCAGAAGGCGAATATATCACCAAGGATTGGCGAGAACGTGTATATCCGATTGCTGCCGAGCTAGGTATCCCCATTGTGAAGCCGCCTTTTTCACCGCAGCCCTACACTCATTTAGCCTTCGAAGGCTACCAGTTTGCCAAGGAGCATGGCCAAGCCAAGGCATACAATTCCCGGATCTATCAAGCTTTTTTCCTAGAAAGCAAGGATATTGGCAGCATCGACGTATTGACGGAGTTGGCTGGTGAGGTTGGTCTTGATCCTGCTGCCTATCGACATGCGCTGGAACAAAGGACTTACAAAGAAAAGCATGGTCAAGCGCTTCATCACGCCAACTACGAAGCTAATATTACTTCAGCCCCTACATTCGTCATCGGAGAAACGGTTATACGCGGCATGGCCTTCAAACATCAATTCTTGGACGCGATTGACCGGGAATTAGCTAAATCAGCGCGGTAA
- a CDS encoding methyl-accepting chemotaxis protein: protein MLNGVAWLRKRLVVRIVSAVMIVVMALSAGYIWMELRNAKSAGMETISSYGIRLAESYSKGMDAGKLEQFLKEPKENDLYWTIRQELDTYRKQIGALYVYIVRIDDKSQPLIMIDGQPKDSDSASPINEVTDISEAAVQKLLKSESTSSDLIENPKYGKYISTYSAVKNADGKMIAILGIDTEAGELERMTSSLMKSNVPIYILMLVLTLLGLALVMLFVSRSLRPLKWIGAGAESIAKGDLLHAQQLLTANPVKSVDEIGTVYKAMLQMSNEINDMLKNIVSNVSITSDQFVLTTQHFNQQAHHLLDMNTRVSASIEEVAEGANTVQISTNDSARSMEEMATAIQRISEASFTVSDASTNALGSAESGQAIVHNMNGQFVTITSATEEALRRAGLLRGHSQDIGVALTSITEIAEQTKLLALNASIEAARAGEQGAGFAVVAGEVRKLADHAASSASQIASLLQNIHNEVERMGEAMENGMKEVQTGAALSKKAEAFFTHIVEQFRFVSEQIQDISTVTEQMSAGAEEVTASVVDIAHIAKVSSDGTSNIHKLTHDQLRIAKEIADSADALSGLTDEMRKSIEQINV from the coding sequence ATGTTAAATGGGGTTGCATGGCTAAGAAAGCGGTTGGTTGTTCGCATAGTTTCGGCCGTTATGATCGTTGTTATGGCATTGTCGGCAGGCTACATCTGGATGGAACTTCGCAATGCTAAATCTGCGGGAATGGAAACGATATCTAGCTATGGTATTCGGTTAGCTGAAAGCTACAGCAAGGGGATGGATGCAGGCAAACTGGAGCAATTTCTGAAGGAACCCAAAGAAAATGACCTGTATTGGACGATCAGGCAGGAGTTAGATACATATCGCAAACAGATTGGCGCTCTATACGTGTATATTGTGCGGATTGATGACAAAAGCCAGCCGCTCATTATGATCGACGGCCAGCCCAAAGATTCAGACTCCGCTTCGCCGATCAATGAGGTAACCGATATTTCCGAAGCGGCGGTACAAAAGCTGTTAAAAAGTGAATCCACGAGCTCGGATCTTATCGAAAATCCCAAATACGGGAAATACATTTCAACCTATTCAGCGGTGAAAAATGCCGATGGCAAGATGATCGCGATTCTGGGGATCGATACGGAAGCGGGAGAATTGGAACGGATGACAAGCAGTTTGATGAAGAGCAACGTTCCCATTTACATACTTATGTTAGTTCTAACTTTATTGGGACTCGCTTTGGTTATGTTGTTTGTTTCTCGTTCGTTGCGGCCATTGAAGTGGATTGGTGCAGGTGCTGAAAGCATAGCCAAGGGGGATCTTTTGCATGCCCAACAGCTGCTGACCGCTAATCCGGTAAAATCGGTAGATGAAATCGGCACCGTGTACAAAGCCATGCTGCAAATGTCCAATGAGATCAATGATATGCTCAAAAACATCGTGTCCAATGTGTCCATTACTTCGGACCAGTTCGTTCTGACGACACAGCACTTCAATCAGCAAGCACACCATTTGCTGGATATGAATACGAGAGTAAGTGCATCGATTGAAGAGGTAGCTGAAGGAGCGAACACTGTTCAAATCAGCACAAATGATAGCGCTCGTTCGATGGAAGAGATGGCAACAGCCATTCAGCGTATTTCGGAAGCTTCATTCACGGTATCGGATGCTTCCACGAATGCGCTCGGAAGCGCAGAATCCGGTCAGGCTATCGTTCACAACATGAATGGCCAGTTTGTGACAATCACGTCTGCAACAGAAGAAGCGCTGCGGCGAGCAGGTTTGCTGCGCGGGCACTCGCAAGATATCGGCGTTGCTTTAACTTCGATAACGGAGATCGCGGAACAGACGAAATTATTGGCACTGAATGCTTCGATTGAGGCTGCCAGAGCTGGAGAACAAGGCGCCGGATTCGCAGTTGTCGCGGGTGAAGTGCGCAAGCTGGCTGACCATGCGGCGAGCTCGGCGAGCCAGATTGCTTCCTTGCTGCAAAATATTCACAACGAAGTTGAGCGCATGGGCGAAGCGATGGAAAACGGGATGAAGGAAGTACAGACGGGGGCCGCCTTATCCAAAAAAGCGGAAGCTTTTTTCACACATATCGTGGAGCAATTCCGTTTCGTATCCGAGCAAATTCAAGATATCTCAACGGTAACGGAGCAGATGTCCGCAGGAGCAGAAGAAGTGACAGCGTCGGTGGTGGATATTGCCCATATTGCTAAGGTCTCTTCAGACGGCACATCGAATATTCATAAGCTGACCCATGATCAGCTCCGAATTGCCAAGGAAATCGCAGATTCAGCCGATGCCTTAAGCGGGTTAACCGATGAGATGAGAAAGTCGATTGAGCAAATAAACGTATAA
- a CDS encoding DsbA family oxidoreductase, with translation MALTIKVYSDYVCPFCLLAEDQLEQAAAERDVIIEYRPFELRPYPKPTLRPEDAYMQTNWAEKVYPLAEQLGVKMVMPPFSPQPYTHLAFEGFQFAQEHGRGKAYNSRMYSAFFQDSLDIGSIDVLTRLAEELGLDGKAFRHALEQRTYQEHHRKALHHACEEAKITAAPTFVIGDTAVKWLIYKEQFLEAIDAELAKRQRLERWSEGVSCHADGCY, from the coding sequence ATGGCGTTAACGATCAAAGTGTACTCTGATTATGTCTGTCCGTTCTGTCTCTTAGCCGAGGATCAGCTAGAACAAGCCGCAGCTGAGCGCGATGTTATCATCGAATATAGGCCATTTGAGCTTCGACCATACCCTAAGCCTACTCTGCGGCCAGAGGATGCGTATATGCAGACCAATTGGGCCGAGAAGGTTTATCCGCTGGCTGAACAGCTTGGCGTTAAGATGGTGATGCCTCCTTTTTCACCGCAACCCTACACGCATTTGGCTTTTGAAGGCTTCCAATTTGCCCAAGAGCATGGCAGGGGCAAAGCCTACAATTCAAGGATGTACAGCGCTTTTTTCCAAGATAGCCTCGACATTGGCAGCATCGACGTTTTGACCCGGCTCGCGGAAGAACTGGGCCTTGACGGCAAAGCCTTCCGCCATGCCTTGGAACAGCGAACTTACCAAGAGCATCACCGCAAGGCGCTCCATCATGCCTGCGAGGAAGCTAAGATAACGGCTGCCCCAACCTTTGTCATCGGTGATACAGCAGTCAAATGGCTCATTTATAAAGAGCAGTTTCTGGAAGCCATTGATGCTGAGCTAGCCAAACGCCAAAGGCTCGAACGCTGGTCCGAAGGAGTAAGCTGCCACGCAGACGGCTGTTACTAA
- a CDS encoding amino acid ABC transporter substrate-binding protein yields the protein MVVSKGLQFGKRAGILLAAGLLAISLTACSKKSVGAAGANKVLSIGTTAGFYPYVFQNSETNKLEGYEVDVWTEIGKKIKYEIKWQTSEFSGLFGLLDTGKINTIANSISVTDERKKKYLFDDPYVYSGAQLVVKKGNDGIQSLENLKGKKVAIQSGTNFINFVKDFDKKGEITVVNYETAEAGFNDVALSRVDATFSTKASALATIKKTGLPLQLAGQQFNVLPAANPFVTNDENKQLVEQVNKAFQELRKDGTLGNLSKKWFTEDLTNP from the coding sequence ATGGTAGTTTCGAAGGGGTTGCAGTTTGGTAAGAGAGCGGGTATTCTGCTTGCTGCGGGTTTACTTGCCATTAGTTTGACGGCATGTTCGAAGAAATCTGTTGGAGCGGCAGGAGCGAACAAGGTGCTGAGCATTGGAACAACAGCGGGGTTCTATCCCTATGTTTTCCAAAATAGCGAGACGAATAAGCTGGAAGGCTACGAAGTTGATGTGTGGACGGAAATCGGCAAGAAGATTAAGTATGAAATCAAGTGGCAAACTTCGGAATTCAGCGGACTTTTCGGACTGCTGGATACTGGCAAAATCAATACGATTGCCAATTCTATTTCCGTAACGGATGAACGCAAAAAGAAGTACTTATTCGATGATCCGTATGTATACTCCGGTGCGCAACTAGTGGTTAAGAAGGGGAACGATGGCATTCAGTCGCTGGAAAATTTGAAGGGCAAGAAAGTAGCGATTCAATCTGGAACGAATTTTATTAATTTCGTCAAAGATTTTGATAAGAAAGGAGAAATTACGGTCGTCAACTATGAAACAGCGGAGGCTGGCTTCAATGATGTCGCGCTAAGTCGAGTGGATGCTACATTCTCAACGAAAGCTTCTGCATTAGCGACGATCAAAAAGACGGGGCTGCCACTGCAATTGGCTGGTCAACAATTCAATGTGCTGCCGGCTGCGAATCCGTTTGTGACCAATGATGAGAACAAGCAATTAGTCGAACAAGTGAACAAAGCGTTTCAGGAGCTTCGCAAGGACGGTACGCTAGGCAATTTATCGAAGAAATGGTTTACCGAAGACTTAACCAATCCATAG
- a CDS encoding RICIN domain-containing protein has product MIFPRKAKGALTSMMLISSLCATISVPMASAGTYTAVVDPNAQSQTWEGWGTSLAWFANRIGGAPEAVRSTYADQLFSSSGLNMNIVRYNIGGGENPAYPNNMELRARVPGFQPTQGTYDWTQDANQRWFLQAAKSRIASNEFIAEAFSNSPPWWMTQSGSVTGNYGAANNLRTDMYDAFADYLVTVNKHFKDDWGVTFRTLTPLNEPMASWWTFGNRQEGAHFDRPNQEQIIQKVAAALTLQGSTTTVSASDETSIDVGRDTINSFSAATKAVVSQYNVHTYGGNDRVGFNQAAAGKKIWMSEHGDGDASGMQMARSIVYDMRYMKNSAWMYWQAVDGGGWGMLDVNDLNDANSTFTAVQNKKYWVMAQWSKYIRPGYKIIDIQDGNSIAAYDPVSNKIVIVTINDSSSANTVTYDLSAFSSITGSVTGTRTVTSTSENVAPITGLTLSNKTFQHTLPAGAIATFVITGAQYTPTTSPAIDTAAYYKIVDRNSGKLIDVSGASTANGGAIIQYTDNGGTNQQWQFVDAGSGYYKLKNRNSGKVLDVTNASQSDGIAVIQYTDNGGNNQQWKPLNTSGGYVKLQNRNSNKLMDVSASSTTNGATIVQFTDNGATSQQWQLVKQ; this is encoded by the coding sequence ATGATATTCCCGAGAAAAGCGAAGGGGGCTTTGACATCCATGATGCTCATTTCCAGTTTATGTGCGACGATTAGTGTGCCTATGGCTAGTGCCGGAACGTATACGGCGGTAGTGGATCCGAATGCGCAGTCCCAGACGTGGGAAGGGTGGGGAACCTCTCTGGCGTGGTTTGCCAATCGCATCGGGGGAGCACCGGAGGCTGTTCGCTCTACTTATGCCGACCAGCTCTTCAGCTCAAGCGGACTGAATATGAATATCGTCCGTTATAATATTGGCGGTGGCGAGAATCCAGCTTACCCCAACAATATGGAGCTGCGCGCACGCGTCCCCGGTTTCCAGCCAACGCAAGGGACCTATGATTGGACGCAGGATGCGAACCAGCGTTGGTTTCTCCAAGCGGCGAAATCACGCATCGCGTCCAATGAGTTCATTGCCGAAGCTTTCTCCAATTCACCGCCATGGTGGATGACGCAAAGCGGCAGTGTGACGGGCAATTATGGCGCTGCGAACAATCTAAGAACGGATATGTATGATGCTTTCGCGGATTATTTGGTCACGGTGAACAAACATTTCAAAGATGATTGGGGCGTCACGTTCCGGACTTTAACGCCGCTGAATGAACCGATGGCTTCCTGGTGGACGTTCGGCAACCGTCAGGAAGGAGCCCACTTTGACCGTCCGAATCAGGAGCAGATCATTCAAAAAGTAGCAGCAGCACTAACGCTGCAAGGCTCTACAACGACCGTCAGCGCTTCTGACGAAACGAGCATTGACGTGGGGCGGGATACGATCAACAGCTTCTCAGCAGCGACCAAAGCAGTCGTTTCTCAGTACAATGTCCATACGTATGGGGGAAATGACCGGGTAGGCTTTAATCAAGCGGCTGCGGGCAAGAAAATCTGGATGTCCGAGCATGGTGACGGTGATGCTTCCGGCATGCAAATGGCCAGATCCATCGTCTACGATATGCGCTATATGAAAAACTCAGCCTGGATGTATTGGCAAGCCGTAGACGGCGGCGGATGGGGCATGCTTGATGTCAATGATTTGAATGACGCCAATTCCACCTTCACCGCTGTCCAAAATAAGAAATACTGGGTCATGGCGCAGTGGAGCAAATACATTCGTCCGGGATATAAAATCATTGATATTCAAGATGGCAATTCCATTGCGGCGTATGATCCAGTCTCGAACAAAATCGTTATCGTGACGATCAATGACAGCAGCTCAGCCAACACTGTAACATACGACTTGTCGGCGTTCAGTTCGATTACAGGCTCTGTCACGGGAACAAGAACGGTAACGAGCACCAGTGAGAATGTGGCTCCGATAACGGGGCTCACACTCAGCAACAAAACCTTTCAACATACACTTCCTGCGGGAGCAATCGCAACCTTCGTCATCACTGGGGCGCAATATACACCCACGACTTCGCCGGCCATTGATACGGCTGCCTATTATAAAATCGTGGACCGCAATAGTGGCAAATTAATTGATGTAAGCGGCGCGTCCACGGCCAATGGCGGAGCGATTATCCAATACACGGATAATGGCGGGACGAATCAGCAGTGGCAGTTCGTAGATGCTGGCAGCGGCTACTATAAGCTGAAAAATCGCAATAGCGGCAAGGTGTTGGATGTGACCAACGCCTCGCAAAGCGATGGCATCGCGGTCATCCAATATACGGATAATGGCGGAAACAATCAGCAGTGGAAGCCGCTGAACACAAGCGGCGGCTATGTCAAATTGCAGAACCGCAACAGCAACAAGCTGATGGATGTGAGCGCATCCTCCACAACGAACGGCGCGACGATCGTGCAGTTTACCGATAATGGCGCAACCAGTCAGCAGTGGCAGTTGGTTAAGCAGTAG
- a CDS encoding amino acid ABC transporter permease, producing the protein MQFDLTYLLLAIPRLLQYMYLTISIAVISMILGLILGLVLEHVIRKRIKVLAWAAKVYISFFRATPLLVQLFILYYGIPQIIPIFSEMNAFTATIIGISLNSAAYMAEIIRAAVRSVDHGQWEAGLSIGMTRWQSMKRIILPQAFRIALPSLGNTFVTILKETSLGFTLGLTEMLAKAKLLAADTYKFLECFLAAAILYWVTAILFGYIQMRLERKANEPYGNEVGL; encoded by the coding sequence ATGCAGTTCGATTTGACTTACCTGCTGTTAGCAATCCCTAGATTGCTTCAATACATGTACTTGACGATTAGCATTGCAGTCATTTCCATGATTTTGGGACTTATTCTCGGACTCGTTCTTGAACATGTGATCCGCAAGAGGATCAAGGTACTGGCTTGGGCAGCAAAAGTGTACATTTCATTTTTCCGGGCAACGCCATTGCTGGTTCAATTATTTATTCTCTACTATGGCATCCCGCAAATCATTCCGATTTTCAGTGAAATGAACGCTTTTACAGCCACCATTATCGGTATCAGCCTCAATAGTGCTGCTTATATGGCGGAGATTATCCGCGCTGCCGTTCGCTCCGTCGATCATGGCCAGTGGGAAGCAGGGCTTTCCATTGGCATGACGAGGTGGCAAAGTATGAAGCGCATCATATTGCCGCAAGCTTTTCGCATTGCACTTCCCTCGTTAGGGAATACCTTCGTTACGATTCTCAAAGAAACTTCGCTCGGTTTCACGCTTGGCCTTACGGAGATGCTGGCTAAAGCGAAGCTGCTTGCAGCCGACACTTACAAGTTCCTGGAATGTTTCTTAGCCGCTGCGATTCTGTATTGGGTGACAGCGATCTTATTTGGCTACATCCAAATGCGTCTGGAACGCAAAGCAAATGAGCCTTATGGGAATGAAGTTGGATTATAG
- a CDS encoding DUF3502 domain-containing protein, translating to MMKKKKKVLGVALAATLAVSLTACTTPSSTDKGSTDKATTTAAATAAGGATAKIDTSEFQTISYVMLGDKPKNGQFEKVMEKLNAILKQKVNAKLEIKWVEWADWQTKYNLLLASGEPVDLITVATDWLDTWQNAQKGAFQPLDKLLPVYAPLTWKEVPPENWAETKYKNQIMLIPEDHYTQWVNHGFLYRGDWAKEFGITSPIKDWKTMETYFQGVKDKKPGVVPWDANGTAAGNIAGYINSYTDAIELPISTGLFGLVYGKSYDEKYKAYSPILDDTFVNFAKMMKDWGDKGFWREDVLNYKGDNRSELEAGKSSVDQHHTQTFLGERIKMDKLQPGSDLQFFPFSATRNNLVSMSITHGGTSIGAKSKHPERALMVYDLIRQDPEVYRLMNYGLEGVQYVVKDGKRYRPDGYDVQRDDFYTDFWGGRIDKNEIPDGNDWVGKGDLYASYDKVKKAYPYGRFVFDKAPVTNELTAITQIVGQMGPAILYGKAGDPVKAVDDFRAKLKAAGFDKLMTEIQKQLDAFKTTVESSK from the coding sequence ATGATGAAGAAAAAGAAAAAAGTGCTTGGTGTAGCGTTGGCTGCAACGCTCGCCGTGAGTTTGACAGCCTGTACGACGCCTAGCAGCACCGATAAAGGCTCGACGGATAAGGCCACAACGACAGCTGCAGCCACAGCAGCAGGAGGGGCAACAGCGAAAATCGATACCTCTGAATTTCAAACGATTTCCTACGTGATGCTGGGCGATAAGCCGAAAAATGGCCAGTTCGAAAAAGTAATGGAAAAGCTGAATGCTATTCTGAAGCAAAAAGTGAATGCTAAATTGGAAATTAAATGGGTGGAATGGGCAGATTGGCAAACCAAGTACAACCTGCTGCTCGCTTCCGGGGAGCCCGTTGATTTGATCACGGTGGCAACGGATTGGCTGGATACATGGCAAAATGCGCAAAAAGGTGCTTTCCAACCGCTGGATAAGCTGCTGCCTGTCTACGCACCGTTAACATGGAAGGAAGTACCGCCTGAGAACTGGGCGGAGACCAAATATAAGAATCAGATTATGCTGATCCCGGAAGACCACTATACGCAGTGGGTGAATCACGGCTTCTTGTATCGGGGAGATTGGGCCAAGGAATTCGGTATCACGTCGCCGATTAAAGATTGGAAGACGATGGAAACTTACTTCCAGGGTGTCAAAGACAAGAAGCCGGGCGTTGTGCCTTGGGATGCGAACGGTACGGCGGCAGGTAATATCGCCGGCTATATCAATTCATACACGGATGCGATTGAACTGCCAATCAGTACGGGGTTATTCGGTCTCGTGTACGGCAAATCGTATGATGAAAAGTATAAAGCCTACAGTCCGATTCTCGATGATACTTTCGTGAATTTCGCGAAAATGATGAAGGATTGGGGAGATAAGGGCTTCTGGCGTGAGGATGTGCTCAACTATAAAGGCGACAATCGCTCGGAGCTGGAAGCTGGCAAATCATCTGTAGACCAGCACCATACGCAAACATTCCTCGGGGAACGGATCAAAATGGATAAGCTGCAGCCAGGGTCAGATCTGCAATTCTTCCCTTTCTCGGCGACGCGCAATAACCTCGTGTCTATGTCGATCACGCATGGCGGAACTTCGATCGGTGCCAAAAGCAAGCATCCGGAACGCGCTTTGATGGTCTATGACTTGATTCGCCAAGACCCTGAAGTGTACCGTCTGATGAACTATGGGCTTGAAGGCGTGCAATATGTTGTGAAAGATGGCAAACGGTATCGTCCAGATGGCTATGATGTGCAAAGAGACGACTTCTACACCGATTTCTGGGGTGGACGCATCGATAAGAATGAAATTCCGGACGGCAATGACTGGGTAGGCAAAGGGGATCTGTACGCCTCGTATGACAAAGTCAAAAAAGCGTATCCTTACGGTCGATTTGTATTCGATAAAGCGCCGGTCACGAATGAATTAACGGCGATTACCCAAATTGTTGGTCAAATGGGACCAGCCATCCTGTACGGCAAAGCAGGCGACCCTGTGAAAGCGGTGGACGATTTCCGTGCAAAATTGAAAGCAGCCGGATTTGATAAGCTGATGACCGAAATTCAGAAGCAGTTGGATGCTTTTAAAACAACGGTAGAAAGCAGCAAATAG